In Brachypodium distachyon strain Bd21 chromosome 5, Brachypodium_distachyon_v3.0, whole genome shotgun sequence, the genomic window AGTAGAAGAACACCTGGTACCTGACCTTGTAGTAATCGAGGAGCACCGGGTCCCCGGCCATGAGCGACCCGTCCTCGCTCTGCGGCCAGAACCCGCCCGGCGGGTTCAGCCCGGTCTGGTACGTGACAGTAGCGGCCAGGATGGCGAGCTCCATCAAGAACTTGCGCTTCCTCTCGAGGTCGACGGTTTCATCAGCACTCTCCTGCGCGCCCTGCTTGTTATACGAGAGGTGCAGAGTCTCTGCAATGCTCTTCAGCTTGTCTTGCACCCACTGCATCACGTTGCTCTGGGCATGGTCCTTGTAGTTGTAGGCAATGACCTTGGCGATGGAGTagacgaagacggcgacggcaaGGGCAGAGATGTAGATCGTGGTGGGGATGTCCCTGCAGCTCCCGGCGGCGTACGCGCCCATGAGGCCGAAGAGGACCAGGATCATGGCCGTCTTGAGCGCGAAGACGCCGCGGGAGGTCAGCTGCCTGCTCTggaggatgatgatgaccaCCAGCGACGCCACGAACGCCGCCGTGTTGCAGTGGTAGAAGGCCCTGTACCTCTGGGGGTACACGTCCAGGAGAACCGGGTTCCCCGGGATGTGTTCCCGATTCTTTTTGTCGTCCTCCGGCCAGACGCCGCCCGGCGGGCTCAGCCCCGCCTGGTATGTTACCGTCGCCGCGAGCGTGGCCAGAAGCAGCAGAAGCGACCGTGACTCGTTCAGCTTGTCTTCCTGCTCGCCATTGTCGCTCGGTACAGCACCCGGTGTGTCTGCCGCCCTCGCCGGCTTACTGTTGGTATACATACAAGTGACACACAGCACATTAGCTAGCGTGAAGCAAACCAAAGTAAATGCATttctccctccgttccaaaataagtgacgtgaatttgtaattttgggacggagggagtattaattgTTAATCGTCGATAAAGATGTATAATAAAGAGTTACTATATAAAAAGCACAATGAGTGATGCTTAGGGAAAGCATCCGGTTGATTCACGTCATCTAAATTATTTTTAGACCATTAAAAAGCCAAAATTTAATGAGAAAGGTATATTTGTTTGGCTAGGCAACGAACATCAGCGTAGTTTAAAGTGTTACTTAGGCCTAATATGTCATAATTAGGGGTAAGTCAATATTTAGTTAAAATACTCTATTAAGGAATTAATATATTGTTGTAAATATCCATTATACATATCTACCCCTCTTataaatgaaaatgacacgaTAGGGGCTTTCCCTGCTGttttgtgtcaaaaaaaaggaatcaaTATAATATCTCTTAACTTAATTTATTCTTTATTCTTCACGAGTCACAAGAATATTTAGTAGTATGATCAATTCCATTCGTCATAATCTATATTTTATACTcactctgatccataataaatgtttcagacttagtacaattttgtactaagttagtacataAATCTGAGACAGTTGTTAttgatcagagggagtatatatctGCACAAATGAGTTATGTCATGATGATTAGTGATAAgtcaatatttatttttaccaTACTCGATTAGGTGACCAATATATCACCTATCAACTTTAGATATTGTTTCTCTTCACAAGTCACGGAAATATTAAGTAGTAAGACCAGTTCCAGTACAATAATATGTATGTTATATATTTGCAAAAATGAGTTGTAGATGGATAACAACGACTAGCTCGCGATCTAAACTTTAGTTCAAGTATCAATAAAATAATCATGTAAATTTTCATCTCACGTGATTTATTCTCATGAAAATTGTATCCGCTAATATAACTTGGTGTACATGCGATCTATCTGTGCAAACAACTAATTGATCAGTTACACATGTGAACTTCATGTATCATCAGTCGTATCAGGTAGAGACTAACGTCGGTAGATTATTTGAACTTTAATTGCAGATATATAACTAATATCATCATAAAGGTCAATTGGTCCGATGCAAACATTGATCGACCAGTTGACACTGCCGCtcgaaaacacacacaaactTGAATGACACCGCGTAGACCCAATATAATATAGTTAATGGGAAGcgaatatttattttatggTGACAAGCATGGCATAGACGATGAACATTATATTATAAATCTCTTATCTATATTTTCATTGTTCTTCTTCAAAAATCATGTAGTACCCCTTGAGTCGCATATCCAAAAAAATAGTAAGCCACGAGCGTCGAACGTACTTGGACCGCATAACCCCCTAAATCATCGAACCACAATATCTTAATCAAAATACTAGAGAAGAACTCCAAAGCCAAGAAATATCAGGACAACAAAAGCAACATGACACACTATCAAAAACTCATCAGATCTGAATGAGGACACTAACACAATATTTGCAGGATCGGACACAATGAACCCTTTGCGTTGTAAGGTGCTGTCACGAAAGATGAAGAATCATAGTACCTTTATTTTCAAAGACACCATACCATGCACCATAGAGTTGTCGACGAGGAACACATAATTTATATTACTAAGATTTCTCGGTACGTCGTCTAGGAGGACCAAATGTTTCTCCTACCTCGCAATGCCAAGATGACAACCAAAGCCAAGGGGGACTAGTAGATCCTCAACGGCGTCTACGACGTTGCACTCTACCTCACAAACACTCTCTTCTATTATTGATTTGGTGTTTttcaaataatataacaataATATATATGAGCCAAAGTAATTGAAGACATAACCATGCTAGTTTCTATAATGACATAATATCGTGTACAAATTAGTGACACACAACTATCATTGACTTATGTTCTTTTAATTAatataaaaaattatatctACGTGAGCCAAAAACTGAGATGTCTAAAAATGTTTCCTGGGCAATTGTACGGGACCGTGCTATTTGTAATGAAATTTAATTTATATGGTTATGAATAAGAATGCTTGGGATGTGAACTTACGCCGGCCCCCAGTTGCAATTGGCGCACGTCAGTACATCGCAGACACGTTTACGCCAGCTCTTGAACCTGTCCATGGCGATCAAGGCGACGGCCACCTGCAGCAGGATGTTGAGGAGCACCGCGCtggcgaggaagacgacgtaTATGGTGGTGTCGTCCCTCCTGCAGCTCCCGGCGGCGTAGGCGGCCAAGAGTCCGAGCAGCTCCACCAGGACGCAGACCAGCAGCGCGTAGGACCTGGCAAGGCGGTCGCTCAGCGTGCTGCTCATGAGCAGCATGATGATGGCGAGCGACGCCACGAAGGCCGTGGCGTTGGCGTAGAAGAAGGCGTGGTACCGGATCTTGTAGGTCCCGTCGTGCAGCAGCGGGGCACCGGCCCTGTGCCCGTCCCTGGTGTTGCTCCAGAACCCGCCCGGCGGCGCCAGCCCCGCGCCGTACGTCAGCGGCGTCGCGAACAtcgcgagcagcagcaggaactTGCGCCGCTCCTTGATGCTCTCCGCCGCGGCGACGTCTGTCGGGTCTTCCTTGGCTTTTAGACAGTTGGACAGTTcgcagctggaggaggccagTCGGACGTGGACTAAGACGTagacgaagacgacggcgaAGAGCGCGGAGACGTAGGCGGACCCGGACACGGAGCGGCagctgccggcggcgaaggcggccaTGAGGGCGAGCAGGTCGAGCAGCATGGCGTAGCGGAGCACGGTGAGGCCCACGCGGTTGCCGCTGATGCGAGGGTCCAGCAGGAACATGATGATCACCAGGGACGCCACGAAGGCCGCCGCGTTGCAGTAGAAGAAAGTGGTGTACCGGGCCGCGTACGTCTTCCGGAGCACCGGGTCGCCCACGCGGTTCGGGTACAGCAccgcgggcgccggcgctggcgagCCCACGCGGTTCGTGTGCTTCACCgggggcgacggcgagccCAAGCCGACgcggggcgcgggcgcgggcgctggGGCGTCGGCTGTCAGCTCCTCGGACCTCACGCCGCCCGGCGGGTTGAGCCCGGCCACGTAGGTGACGCTGGCCACCAGCGTGGCCAGAAGCAGCAGGTATTTGCGCCACTTCCACAGGAACACCATTTCGTCTTCTGTGCTCTTCGCCATCGATCGCCACGAAACGCTTAattccggccggccggccgggaacCAATTTACTCTAATTAAGCACACGCGCGGCGGAGCGATGTAGTTTATGTATACTGCAATATGCAAGACACGACCCGGTTGTATATATACTGCTCCGGTTCGCCGCCGTGTGCTGTGTTCGTTCCCGGAATCATGGCGATTGAGTGCCCGTAGGcgtcttctcttttcttttggaaacGAATCAGGAAAAGAGGCAGACGTTGCTTACACATATAATATATCCATTGCTCAATATTCGCACTGCACGGATGCTTCCCTGTCATATATGCGTCCCCACGCACAAGGAATGGGATGCTCAGCTTGGATAAAGCTCTGCCCATGTGTTTTATGCGAACTTTCATCGTACATTGCCACTCATGGGGTGTTTTCCCTGGATATCGCCAGAGGTGTGGTTTTTTACTCACGACGAACCTACTATTCCCCTGGCGCTAGAAATTTCGCAAAAAACTCTTACTATTTTCCGAAGTCGACCTGCAGTCCATGACTCCATGTTCTCCAGAaattttgcacaaaaaaaaaaaacctgtagGCTGATTTCGTAAATTAATAGGATGTTTTTCGCAAAATggccggcgccaattaattgggaacggagggagtaaaaataATAAACGCCACACAAATACAGATTTGAGGACCATAATTTTAAAACTAAATATTATTTTGAATTTGGTCGATTTAATATGTGAACGATTTAGGTTACAATTGAACTTGAGTCAAACACGGACACCCTTAGGGGAGCCCGGCATGTGCTGGCCCGTCGTTGGCATGGTGCAGTACCATAGCGATATCAACAGGGAGAAGCACCCTAGTCAGAACCCTGGGGATATAGCTAGCAACGATGAACCTTGTGATTAGATATCGATATCGTCTTGTGATTGCTTGTTTCTCGGTAGATTATTGTGCCTTGGTATTCTCCAACAAATGGCATTAGAGCGAGGTTCGCGGTCCATGTTCATGTGGAGTGGGAGCAACATGAACAACATCTGTGGCAAATTGTCGTAGATCGGATCTGCAAGCAGGGCGAAACCAGGAAAATAAACCGTTGGGATCACTCTTAAGATTTTACCTGTGTCATTACATATTtttaaaagtatttttttatattttcaaAGGGGGTTAGCAAAATAGCATTGGTGTCATTTGACACCAATAACCGTATGCTGGCTCCGCCCTGTTTGCAAGTCAATCTTTTTTAGATGGTCGGCTGCAAGTTAATCAACATGCGCTTAGGAAAATTTAACTTAAAACAAACCTAAATGCACTACTACATAGAAATAgaggaacagaggaagtagtTTTGTAGTCTTTAGTTTTCTTAATAAATTTATCGTTCCGGGGATAGTTTGTATTACAAATTTACTCTTCAATTTTGAAGTTCCTTAAAGGATGCTCGACACTAGATATTAAAAAACAATGTTTATTGATCCAACAGAGTATGAGAGCACCATAAAATATGTGAGTGCATAGATCAGGGTGCAGAAGGTATCAGCATCTCCTTTCCTTCTTTGACAATAATCCTGCTTTAAGGGATCTGCTTGGCCAGTGCAATCTTCCAAGGCTCACGAGAAGGGCCACAAAGCAAAGGCAAACTACGAGCGGTGCCCCTGTGAGGTCATACGCCGAGACCCCTATGAGGTCATACGCCGAGAAGACGATGTGCTAGATTGTCGCTATTCGCTATACTACACTTGCCAACTTGGTGAGCTGCTCGTGCTTTCAGCGCTCGCGAACTGTTCATTCTATGATGCCAGTTTCCGCAGCAAAATTCCATTACAGTATAAAAATAATACTTAATCAAAATGGCCGGGTAAGATGGCTCACCTAGTTCCATACTCCTGTTGTCTAACAACGGCGATGCAGCCTGCAGGGCGATCGGGAGATGTGAGTTGCAGGGCAGCACCAGACTTTGAAGAGGCGAACTGGCGAAGTCTCGAACCGGCTTGCTGCTTGGATAAAGTCACCGAAGCGCATTGTAGGCGCCCACGGCGCAGGGTTCGATCTGTAGACGCAGCCACGCGGGAGGGCTAGTACCCCGAGTCAGGGGACAACGAGAAAACGATCAGGACTCGATGGAGTTGGGTGGTTTTCTTAGGCTTGGCCAATTAGGGCCCCTTTGGATTGAAGAATTTTGGAGGAATTCAATccaaaggattttttttaatatggaCTGCATTCCTTTTGGATTGTAGGAATTACACCGTATAAACTTCCTATGGATTGCCGCAATCCTACACTTCAATCCCTATAGGAATTTCAACATCCACTCAAACCTCCTTTTTACACTCATTCGTGTAGGATCGAGGCAGTTTTTCtatgtttttcttgtttccaCTCAAATGACTATTTATGCTTTTCCTCCGTTTTGCAATTTTCTGTTTTATACTGCACTCCTATgatattcctgt contains:
- the LOC100835078 gene encoding uncharacterized protein LOC100835078; this encodes MAKSTEDEMVFLWKWRKYLLLLATLVASVTYVAGLNPPGGVRSEELTADAPAPAPAPRVGLGSPSPPVKHTNRVGSPAPAPAVLYPNRVGDPVLRKTYAARYTTFFYCNAAAFVASLVIIMFLLDPRISGNRVGLTVLRYAMLLDLLALMAAFAAGSCRSVSGSAYVSALFAVVFVYVLVHVRLASSSCELSNCLKAKEDPTDVAAAESIKERRKFLLLLAMFATPLTYGAGLAPPGGFWSNTRDGHRAGAPLLHDGTYKIRYHAFFYANATAFVASLAIIMLLMSSTLSDRLARSYALLVCVLVELLGLLAAYAAGSCRRDDTTIYVVFLASAVLLNILLQVAVALIAMDRFKSWRKRVCDVLTCANCNWGPAKPARAADTPGAVPSDNGEQEDKLNESRSLLLLLATLAATVTYQAGLSPPGGVWPEDDKKNREHIPGNPVLLDVYPQRYRAFYHCNTAAFVASLVVIIILQSRQLTSRGVFALKTAMILVLFGLMGAYAAGSCRDIPTTIYISALAVAVFVYSIAKVIAYNYKDHAQSNVMQWVQDKLKSIAETLHLSYNKQGAQESADETVDLERKRKFLMELAILAATVTYQTGLNPPGGFWPQSEDGSLMAGDPVLLDYYKVRYQVFFYCNATGFMASVAVILLLANQRLSKQGIRSNALHVCVLIGLLGLMGAYAAGSCRKLRTSIYVFALVAAVIAFLLLQILLYMFAGCVNWLKEEEQQTRLERRLKKLFQPLSKGPGG